From one Rhopalosiphum padi isolate XX-2018 chromosome 2, ASM2088224v1, whole genome shotgun sequence genomic stretch:
- the LOC132922757 gene encoding uncharacterized protein LOC132922757 — protein sequence MFKIKPYKMFIILYIMSIQFNIIATELSQLQENNIYQELDYTILNDFSNKITLFDIDYIIYAYLVPSTGSEVNKYIKLNMFYMFMNCSFAEWTQHKLFKFVRKFPLFHQATFLNKYNNVFNKNYKRLLDNLSDIKTYVQRFVDILLCNFLHLANSRDYDTSFIKTLLLLKLKIHFLTLPSKNDEEQIKVNTSDVVVIRSILRIMNSIQKFMVTNCNVYKPNEEYRDNIIKSTNIFGFWITKSAETNDLVDKILEHINKLDLENKRCYTQQMLLTYIVTDTPSSIISREISNAKVETKFGTIMIYQIVQQIEKHDGDLELILWYQESIYNAIVKLIYNKAIAALNICPYAVTVIVNSIPNFLDLPDDFTDLFAIEYYTTDEKIKLIDGITKLRNSITNIILETDDLTQFIEVSNFVEFTTYINSSSEDFFCFFSLLKFLRKEFAKYYIPFISNPTKIEEIVKYKNVPIREIVRSDVDDKLSNSMCQYVRDLYGLCLDLTIILNMIEGKAKDVIDQYLSRANTILTTIRERSIDVMQWCTYKECGDLLKVSYDLYVVLNPKHRDHFKFHQKPMITMVMSILNTYGIDHCNPPNFNFLLLINTNFEDIGNDDIYKNRLNSFVKTLGINQNSRMISNFDLYLNIDDFYQHYISKANFSAEDIQMISFFWKGEKKNIDEVYKNINAIIIHPSHVYAFYDLYFKFVIGILYSKMWVILHFLTIKISPKINIFNSDECLMFLNLCELYLNISNFPQHLSVLVIKVSKLSSLLFKLCSRQDIIFKEYEEMSNKKNQSEIKELSPQDNELSSDENSTSFYTQILDMKSEIDRLFEMSGMFVLSKTKTVSLDFLTQFFKPNAKFVKKVFNNMTQDFCYSLVTAYNILTDILINI from the coding sequence atgtttaaaataaaaccatataaaatgtttataattttgtatattatgtcgaTCCAGTTCAACATTATTGCAACTGAGTTATCACAattacaagaaaataatatctatCAAGAATTAGATTACACGATATTAAacgatttttcaaataaaataacattattcgacattgattatattatttatgcatatttagtTCCATCTACAGGCAGCGAggtaaataagtacataaaattaaatatgttttatatgtttatgaaCTGTTCATTTGCTGAATGGACTCAGCATAAGTTATTCAAATTCGTCAGGAAATTCCCACTATTTCATCAAGcgacatttttgaataaatataataatgtgtttaataagaattataaaagattattagataatttaagTGACATTAAGACTTATGTTCAACGTTTTGTAGATATTTTACTATGTAATTTTTTACACCTCGCCAATTCAAGAGATTATGATACATCGTTTATAAAAacactgttattattaaaattgaaaatacactTTCTGACGCTGCCTTCAAAAAACGACGAGgaacaaataaaagtaaatacatcTGATGTCGTGGTCATTCGTTCGATACTTAGAATAATGAACTCGATTCAAAAATTCATGGTTACAAATTGTAATGTTTACAAACCTAATGAAGAATATcgcgacaatattattaaatctacgAATATCTTCGGTTTCTGGATAACTAAATCAGCTGAAACAAATGATTTAGTTGACAAAATTCTAGAACATATTAACAAACtggatttagaaaataaaaggtGTTACACACAACAAATGTTGTTAACATATATAGTGACTGACACCCCGAGTAGTATTATTTCACGAGAGATTTCTAACGCAAAAGTCGAAACAAAATTTGGAACAATTATGATTTATCAGATCGTACAACAAATTGAAAAACATGACGGTGAccttgaattaatattatggtatcaGGAGTCAATTTATAACGCAATAGTAaagctaatatataataaagcaaTCGCGGCATTAAACATATGCCCTTATGCGGTGACAGTCATTGTTAATTCGATACCAAACTTTTTAGATTTGCCTGACGATTTCACTGATTTATTTGCAATTGAATACTATACAActgatgaaaaaattaaattgattgatGGGATAACTAAACTTCGTAACTCCATTACCAATATCATTTTAGAAACCGACGATTTAACTCAATTTATAGAAGTTtctaattttgttgaatttacgacatatataaattcaagtagtgaagattttttttgttttttttcgttGTTGAAATTCTTACGTAAAGAATTCGCTAAATACTACATACCATTCATAAGCAATCCGACAAAAATCGAAGAAATTGTCAAGTACAAAAATGTGCCAATCAGAGAAATCGTTCGATCCGACGTAGACGATAAGCTATCGAACAGTATGTGTCAATATGTTAGAGATTTGTACGGTCTTTGTCTGGATTTAACcataattttgaatatgatTGAAGGTAAAGCAAAAGACGTTATAGACCAATATCTGAGTAGAGCAAATACTATTTTGACCACTATTAGAGAGCGGTCCATCGATGTAATGCAATGGTGTACGTACAAAGAATGTGGTGACCTTTTAAAAGTTTCATACGATTTGTACGTTGTCTTGAATCCAAAGCATCGTGACCATTTTAAATTCCACCAAAAACCGATGATCACTATGGTTATgtctattttaaatacatatggtATTGATCACTGCAATCcaccaaattttaattttttattattaatcaatacaaaCTTTGAGGATATAGGCAatgatgatatttataaaaaccgtTTAAATTCATTTGTGAAGACTCTTGGAATCAATCAAAACAGTCGGATGATTTCGAATTTCgatctttatttaaatattgatgatttttatcaacattacaTTTCAAAAGCAAATTTTTCTGCTGAAGACATACAAATGATTAGTTTTTTTTGGAAAGGTGAGAAGAAAAACATTGATGAAGTCTATAAGAAcataaatgcaattattatacatcCATCGCATGTATAcgcattttatgatttatatttcaaatttgttattggtattttatattcaaagatGTGGGTTATTCTTCATTttttaaccataaaaattagtcctaaaataaatatattcaattctgATGAATGTTTAATGTTCCTCAACCTATGTGAGTTGTAccttaatatttcaaatttcccCCAACATTTATCAGTATTAGTAATTAAAGTCAGTAAattatcatcgttattatttaaGCTATGTTCTCGTcaagatataattttcaaagagTATGAAGAAATgtctaacaaaaaaaatcaatctgAAATAAAGGAGTTATCACCACAAGATAATGAATTAAGTAGTGACGAAAACTCAACAAGTTTTTACACACAAATACTCGATATGAAATCAGAAATAGATCGACTTTTCGAAATGTCTGGAATGTTTGTGCTTAGTAAAACAAAGACAGTTTCGTTAGATTTTTTAACTCAATTTTTTAAACCTAACGccaaatttgttaaaaaagtttttaataacatgACTCAAGATTTTTGTTATTCACTTGTGactgcttataatatattaacagacatcctaataaatatttaa